The DNA region CTGGCGTCAGTCCTCAAGGTATTGTTCTTGGAAGCACAAATAAAATGGCCGTCAAAGCTTCATTGCCATTCCATGCACAGCCCTGGACTTCCTGGAGAAGATTCTGACCTTCAACCCCATGGATCGTCTGACTGCGGAGGAGGCTCTGGCTCACCCCTACATGGCCGACTACTCCTTCCCCTTAGACGAGCCCATCTCTCTGCACCCTTTCCACATCGAGGATGAAGTGGACGACATCCTGCTCATGGACCACAGCCACAGCCACACCTGGGACAGGTAAGTTCCTGCAAGGTGCCATCTTGTCTTCCTATCAACCTCACCTGCTTCTCTGTGTGTGCAGCAGGTACCATGACAGCCAGTCGTGTAGCAGGTACCATGACAGCCAGTTGTGTAGCAGGTACCATGACAGCCAGTTGTGCAGCAGGTACCATGACAGCCAGTTGTCAGAGCCCGACTGGCACCTGCACAGCACCCATGACCCCGATGAAGTCCAAGTGGACCCCAGGGGCCTCTCTGATGTAACCCATGAGGAGGTGGTTCAGGTgtgtattatgaaggtgtctgttactacatgatgtatatatatacttgcagtgtgtatattgtacatattacatattgttatgaaggtgtctgttactacattatatatatatacttgcagtgtgtatattgtacatattacatattgatatgaaggtgtctgttactacattatatatatacttgcagtgcgtatattgtacatattacatattgttatgaaggtgtctgttactacattataaatatacttgcagtgtgtatattgtacatattacatattgttatgaaggtgtctgttaatacattatatatatacttgcagtgtgtatattgtacatattacatattgctatgaaggtgtctgttactacattatatatatatacttgcagtgtgtatattgtacatattacatattgttatgaaggtgtctgttaatacattatatatatacttgcagtgtgtatattgtacatattacatattgctatgaaggtgtctgttactacattatatatatatacttgcagtgtgtatattgtacatattacatattgttatgaaggtgtctgttaatacattatatatatacttgcagtgcgtatattgtacatattacatattgttatgaaggtgtctgttactacattataaatatacttgcagtgcgcatattgtacatattacatattgttatgaaggtgtctgttactacattatatatatacttgcagtgtgtatattgtacatattacatattgttatgaaggtgtctgttactacattatatatatacttgcagtgcgtatattgtacatattacatattgttatgaaggtgtctgttactacattatatatatacttgcagtgtgtatattgtacatattacatattgttatgaaggtgtctgttaatacattatatatatgcttgcagtgtgtatattgtacatattacatattgttatgaaggtgtctgttactacattataaatatacttgcagtgtgtatattgtacatattacatattgttatgaaggtgtctgttactacattatatatatacttgcagtgtgtatattgtacacattacatattgttatgaaggtgtctgttaatacattatatatatacttgcagtgtgtatattctacatattacatattgttatgaaggtgtctgttactacattataaatatacttgcagtgcgtatattgtacatattacatattgttatgaaggtgtctgttactacattataaatatacttgcagtgcgcatattgtacatattacatattgttatgaaggtgtctgttactacattatatatatacttgcagtgtgtatattgtacatattacatattgttatgaaggtgtctgttactacattatatatatacttgcagtgcgtatattgtacatattacatattgttatgaaggtgtctgttactacattatatatatacttgcagtgtgtatattgtacatattacatattgttatgaaggtgtctgttactacattatatatatacttgcagtgtgtatattgtacatattacatattgttatgaaggtgtctgttactacattatatatatacttgcagtgtgtatattgtacatattacatattgttatgaaggtgtctgttaatacattatacttgtgtgtgtatgtttcTGTGTATATAATAACACGAATGTGTACGTctatatgtgtgtacgtgtgtatttgtatgtgtatatacgtgtatgtatgtatgtttgagtgtgtatatatatatatatatatatatatatatatatatatatatatatatatatatatatacacacacatatgtaagtttatatacgtgtgtgtgtgtgtgtgtgtatgtgtatatagatatatacatattatttgcACACCCTGCAATTGAGCTAGTTGTCCCACTTAGAAATGAGGGAGAGGTGTGAAAAGTTGATCATAGATGTATTTACACTGTTAGAGAGATCATCTTAAAAGAAAAATCCTGAAATCACATTGTATgattttttgatgatttatttgtatgttactgGGGTTCATAAGTATTTGCACACATGACAATCAGCAAGAATGATGACTCTCAAAGAGCTGTCAGcctaccttaaaaaaaaaagtccaccttTACCCCGCAACTAATCACCCCTTTGAGCTCATTAAAGTCACCTGCGCAGCCCACAGTCAGTCAAAGTCCAACTGCTAccatgggcaagaccaaagagctgtcaaaagagACCAGAGACAACATTGTAGAGCTCCACAAAGCTGGAAAAGGCTCTAGGACAATTGGGAAGCAGCTTGGTGAGAATAGATCCAGTGTTAGAAAATGACTGCTAATCTACCTCGGACTGGGGCTCACTCCTGATAAGAAAAGTGAGGGACTGGTGAATGACCTGAAGAGAGCTGTTTCCAAGTACAGTGCTTTACAATCATGCAGGTTCCCCTGCTGAAGTTTGCCAATGGCCATCTGGATGTCATGGGAGaaagtcatgtggtcagatgagacTTTTGCTATGAACTCCACTCCAGGAAAAAGAAGGTTGAGTATCATGCCAAGAACACCatgcctacagtgaagcatgggggtggaagcaTCATGCTTTTCAGCCAAGGGGACAGGACGACtgcactgtattaaggagagcaTGAATGTATtgagagattttggccaaaaacctccttccctcagtcagagcaTTGAAGATGGGTCTTCCAACATGACCATGACAGCCAGGATAACCAAGGAGTGGCTCCATACCaagcatatcaaggttctggagtctCCAGATCTAAATCCAATAGAAAATCTTTGGATGGAGCTGAAACTTTGTGTTGCTCAGCGACAGCCCCGAAACCTGActgatctcaatcaatcaatgtttatttatatagccctaaatcacaagtgtctcaaagggctgcacaagccacaacgacatcctcggtacaaagcccacatacgtgcaaggaaaaactcaccccagtgggacgtcaatgtgaatgactatgagaaaccttggagaggaccgcatatgtgggtaaccccccccccccctctaggggagaccgaaagcaatggatgtcgagtgggtctgacataatattgtgagagtccagtccatagtggatccaacataatagtaagagtccagtccatagtggggccagcaggacaccatcccgagcggagacggggtcagcagcgcagagatgttcccaaccaatgcacaggcgagcggtccaccccgggtcccgactctggacagccagcacttcatccatggccaccggacctgtgcccccccccctccacaaggaaaaggggagcagaggagagaagaaaagaaacggcagatcaactggtctaacagggggtctatttaaaggctagagtatacaaatgagttttaagatgggacttaaatgcttctactgaggtagcatctctaattgttaccgggagggcattccatagtactggagccccaatagaaaacgctctatagcccgcagactttttttgggctctgggaatcactaataagccggagttctttgaaggcagatttcttgccgggacatatggtacaatgcaatcgacaagataggacggagctagaccgtgtagtattttatacgtaagtagtaaaaccttaaagtcacatcttaagtgcacaggaagccagtgcaggtgagccagtataggtatatatatatgtatatatgtatataaaggtgtatatacagtataggcgtaatgtgatcaaactttcttgttcttgtcaaaagtctagcagccgcattttgtaccaattgtaatcttttgatgctagacatagggagacccgaaaataatacgttacagtagtcgagacgagacgtaacgaacgcatgaataatgatctcagcgtctagAGAAGATTTGTGTGGAGGAGTGGACCAAAATCCTTGTTGCCGTGTGTGCAAACCTGCTGAAGAACTCTAGGAAACTTTTGACCTTTGTAATTGCATTCTgcactaaatattaacactgatgttctcatgtgtgcaaatACTTATGAACCCCAATAACAGACAAATACATCATTCAAAAatcatacaatgtgatttccggatttttcCTGTTAGATGatgtctgtaacagtgtaaatacatctatgatgaacatttcacACCTCTGCCTCATTTCTGAATGGGACAACTTGCAAAATTGCAGGGTGTGCAAATAATGCGTGTGTATgtaccgtatgtatgtatattagagatgcacggtttgcgggcacaaccgcggagtccgcggattatccgcggatcgggcggatgaaatttaaaaaaattggattttatccgcgggtcgggtcgggtcgggcggttgaaataaaaaaaaattagattttaaatagattcaggcgggtggcagttaaaccaattgggaaatatatatacatagttaaatgttgttacccacatacgaaaaacgagcaggcacctgctgcatatgccacaacagaagaaaaaaaaagaaaaagagatggacacttttacggagcggagaaggcccccgacgcctcgccggggtccgggaccgaggccccttcccccgagagggccccaccaggagccgtagctgaggcgatcggCGAGAATGGCCCgacacacgtccagggtcaccaccgcgcccaccgcaccgacaccccgcctcgtccgccttcgccgcggccggcgtcacgcgcagcaggtaagcagcttacctgcccgccacccccgtggccgggggctcgtaacaggggtcactccgcccgcgcagcttacctgcccgccacccctgttgccgggggcgcgtaacaggggtcactccgcgcgcagtgcgctcacgaaaggggtggggctcaccctggttgatatagacagcaggacggtggccatggacgtcggaacccgctaaggagtgtgtaacaacccacctgccgaatcaactagccctgaaaatggatggcgctggagcgttgggcccatacccagccgttgccggcagcgagacgcgcttggaggtgcgctcagcgcggctcccatatgattgcgcactggtgtgcgtctgggtcgtgacagcgtggcacgcgaatgtctgtgctgcattggatcagtctcctttctttaacaggcaaaagctttataacctcactaatgccttgcatcgtctatattagatatataacaacgggcgggtgcgggcggatggcgggcgggtgcggttctgatcaaatgttacatcgggtggatggcggatggttgacgactttctgatgcggttgcggatgaaataattgcctatccgcgcatctctactgtatatacagtatatgtattagaGCTGAAACCATTCCTCCAGTAATTCCATGACAAAATATATTGGAGGAACTTTCGCTGCCTCGTGGCGTCGTAAATCAATTTTTACGGCATTTTGCCTCGTTTAGTAAACTAAGTAGTCAAAGCTCAGGTTAGGCACGGACTGTTTAGGTGTTGCACAGCGTGTTTACGTCAGATCATACACTGCACAACAAACACCGCTCTTTTAAATACGCAAGAGTTTAGAAACGTTTTTGGCCGACATAACTGGCAATGGCAGAAAGCAGAGGACAAGAGCCCGAGCAAAACCAGGGAATTAAGAAGCAACAGAAGTTGTCtaaggtgtgggaacacttcacactCAAATGGAAGGAAAAGGCAGTGGTATGCCAACTTTGCTAAGTGGAGCTGGCATACCACAATAGCACAATAGCACCAGTCCCATGCTGTAGCCCCTGTCGAGAAAACTTACCATTTAGGGACGTTCAGGTAAGTCATCTATTAtcaaatgtaaacacaaaagttGTGTTAGtcaaataaatgttattcattatgataaccaggTTGTGTTAGtcaaataaatgttattcattatgataaccaggatgtTCTCTCACTCCCGCCAAGTCATCAAATGTCACCAAAAAGTGTTGAAAACTAACAAAAACGCAAATTGTAATAAACAAtacatattgtttatgtattgttggcaggttgaaaacagctcagcggattTGCCTGGAGAAACCAGCATTTAAACAGCAGCGtataatcatcaaaaacgcacgagagacaagaacttggtttatgcggtcacaccacacagcacatagggctgtgagcgcacctcTTTTTATTAGCAcgcacaatcaaccacggacacatttcagctgtgcgtgtcagccttcaataatgacaacaggcgtttaggaaataaaagacaattgggccaaacgcaataattaagggcacatcttaacatgtataattaaaccttaattaagcaaaaatattgcaccaaatgataatataaatacatttaataaagtcaaaatacaaataaggcaacaagagaagtatgccacacttctcttttggaaagtaaatgtgtacagcagatagagATCACCTACATCtactggacaggacaaaacataaataaataaagttaagcaaaaatatgatttattcgattactcgatcgggatattcgatagtgaagtgaattatatttatatagcgctttttctctagtgactcaaagcgctttacatagtgaaacccaatatctaagttacatttttttttaaagcagtgtaggtggcactgggagcaggtgggtaaagtgtcttgcccaaagacacaacggcagtgactagattggcagaagtggggatcgaacccggaaccctcaagttgctggcacggccactctaccaaccgagctataccgccccgatagAATACTctattactaaaatattcgatagctgcagctctaatatgtatatgtatatatatatatgtatatatatatatatgtatatatatatatatatatacatatatatatatatatatatatatgtgtgtgtatatatatatttatatatatgtatgtatatatatatatgtatatatgtatatgtatatgtgtgtatatatatatatatatatgtgtgtatatatatatatatatatgtgtgtatatatatatatatgtgtgtgtgtatatatatatatatacacacacagtataatgtataccgtattttccgcactataaggcgcacctaaaaaccacaaattttctcaaaagctgacagtgtggcttataacccggtgcgctttatatatggattaatattaagattcattttcataaagtttcggtctcgcaactacggtaaacagccgccatcttttttccccgtagaagaggaagtgcttcttcttctacgcaagcaaccgccaaggtaagcacccgcccccatagaacaggaagcgcttcttcttctactgtaagcaaccacccgcccgcgtagaagaagaaaaagcgcgcggatattacgtttcatttcctttgtgtgtttacatctgtaaagaccacaaaatggctcctactaagcgacagggatccggttcatgaaaagacgcaatctctccatccgcacacggactactatttcacagcaactgcctaaagactttcaagaaaagctggctactttccgtgcatattgtaaaaacaagatagctgaaaaaaagatccggccagagaacattatcaacatggacgaggttccactgacttttgatattcctgtgaaccgcactgtggatacaacgggagcacgtacggtgaatattcgcaccacagggaatgagaagtcgtccttcactgtggttctagcttgccatgctaatggccagaaacttccacccatggtgatattcaaaaggaagaccttgccaaaagagacctttccagccggcgtcatcataaaagctaactcgaagggatggatggatgaagaaaagatgagcgagtggttaagggaagtttacgcgaagaggccgggtggcttttttcacgcagctccgtccatgttgatatacgactccatgcgcgcccacatcacgctggtttttaatatattattaaagtttgactgacctatctgactgtttttttgacattcctttagcgcagttagatgcggcttataacacgcggcggcttataggtggacaaagttttgaaatatgccgttcattgaaggcgcggcttataacccagggcgccttatggtgcggaaaatacggtacattaggtcaggaaaaacacaggctatttcatccctaaaaGCTCATCAGGTAATTTTATTCAATAATATCCTGGTCTCTGATGTCTTTATAAGATCTTCTGATTCTGGAGACCAAGGACTTGTTTCACTTTGCACTATAAAACAATATCCTGGTCTCTGATGTCTCTATAAGATCTTCTGATTCTGGAGACCAAGGACTTGCTGACATGTGCTTCTGGTGCGTTGCAGGTGGACCCTCGCAAATATGCCGACGGAGATCGGGAGAAGCTCTTGGATGAGCCGTCCTTCGACTACTGGACTCTGCTCCCGTCTGAGCGCTCGTGGCAAGATGAGCATCATGAGAACAAGTACTGCGACCTGCAGTGTAGCCACACTTGCAACTATAAGGCCGAGTCTCCCTCCTACCTGGACAACCTGATCTGGAGGGACAGTGAAGTCAACCACTACTATGAACCCAAGCTCATCATCGACCTGTCCAACTGGAAGGAGCAGCAGAGCAAGGACAAGGCAGACCGCAAGGCCAAGACCAAGTGTGAGAAGAACGGGCTGGTGAAGGCCCAGATCGCCATGCAGGAGGCAGAGAAGAGCCAAAGTCCGGCAGAGAAAGACCGTGAGCAGGAGAAACATCAGACGCAGAGTCAAGCAGGCTTCGACTTTGACTCCTTCATCGCCAGTACCATCAAACTGAGCCTCCAGCCCGAGCCCTGTCACGACGTGGGCCTCCTCAACGAGCTCAACTCCTCAGTTTCTCAGCTGGAGGCACCTCGGACGGGCTCCATGTCCAAGTCCATCAGtcaggagaaggaggagaagtgCCTGGTGAACCTGGCCCAGTTAGGCGGAGTCGGCAGTGACGGCCCTTGGTCCGCTCATCCTTGGGAGAGCTTTGGCTCCGGCGAACGGGTGGCAGAGAACGGCTGTTTGATCGACGAAGCATGCAAAGAAGACCACTTCCAGAAGGACAGCACTTACACCAGCTACCTGGACCGCCTGTTCAGCCGCAAGGAGGAGGTGGTCGGCGAGTCCGTGGCCAGCCTGGAGGCCAGGGAAAGTGGCTTGGACGAGGGCTTCCTCAGCAGGAGCACAGAGATCGTACTGAACATGCAGCTGGACTTGGACAGCGCTGACGAGCTGCCTCTCAAGTCCATCCAGGCGTCCCTCACGCCCTGTGCGGTCAGATGTTCCCCTCAGATCGCCCACAAGGCCTACAGCAGCATCTTCAAGCATCTTAACTAGGAACCCCTTTTGTTCTACTTGAAACCATTTCATATCTTTGAAGAGGTGACGTTCCTTCTTCAGTCCTGTAGATAGAAGGCTTTAGAGATGAAGGGgagatgtcagcatctgcttcctGTCAAGCCCTTCCATACTGTAAATGTGACACGTGATGCCAGCAGCAACCATTAGCGTTATCTACCTCAAGGTAACACTCCAGGCCGCACTAGTGCTTTACACACCATCTTTATTTATTGATGCACCAAGTGTTCCTCTTTCTTCACGCCCAGGAACCTCCATCACTTTCTTTTTCCATCAGTCTTGTCCTACTGGATATTCTTTTATTTATAGTCTTAATTTTGTCAAAGCAAATGTCAGCCATCCAAGATTGTGT from Nerophis lumbriciformis linkage group LG15, RoL_Nlum_v2.1, whole genome shotgun sequence includes:
- the mapk6 gene encoding mitogen-activated protein kinase 6 isoform X2, which codes for MAEKFESLMNIHGFDLGSRYMDLKPLGYGGNGMVFSAVDTDCDKRVAVKKIILTDPQSVKHALREIKIIRRLDHDNIVKVFETLGPSGRRLTEDVVSLTEVNSVYIVQEYMETDLCKVLDRGLLSEGHARLFMYQLLRGLKYIHSANVLHRDLKPANLFVNTEDLVLKIGDFGLARIMDPHYSHKGHLSEGLVTKWYRSPRLLLSPNNYTKAIDMWAAGCIFAEMLTGKTLFAGAHELEQMQLILESIPVLREEDCQELHSVIPVFTHKDMSKPHIPLIQLLPGVSPQALDFLEKILTFNPMDRLTAEEALAHPYMADYSFPLDEPISLHPFHIEDEVDDILLMDHSHSHTWDRYHDSQSCSRYHDSQLCSRYHDSQLCSRYHDSQLSEPDWHLHSTHDPDEVQVDPRGLSDVTHEEVVQVDPRKYADGDREKLLDEPSFDYWTLLPSERSWQDEHHENKYCDLQCSHTCNYKAESPSYLDNLIWRDSEVNHYYEPKLIIDLSNWKEQQSKDKADRKAKTKCEKNGLVKAQIAMQEAEKSQSPAEKDREQEKHQTQSQAGFDFDSFIASTIKLSLQPEPCHDVGLLNELNSSVSQLEAPRTGSMSKSISQEKEEKCLVNLAQLGGVGSDGPWSAHPWESFGSGERVAENGCLIDEACKEDHFQKDSTYTSYLDRLFSRKEEVVGESVASLEARESGLDEGFLSRSTEIVLNMQLDLDSADELPLKSIQASLTPCAVRCSPQIAHKAYSSIFKHLN
- the mapk6 gene encoding mitogen-activated protein kinase 6 isoform X1; this encodes MAEKFESLMNIHGFDLGSRYMDLKPLGYGGNGMVFSAVDTDCDKRVAVKKIILTDPQSVKHALREIKIIRRLDHDNIVKVFETLGPSGRRLTEDVVSLTEVNSVYIVQEYMETDLCKVLDRGLLSEGHARLFMYQLLRGLKYIHSANVLHRDLKPANLFVNTEDLVLKIGDFGLARIMDPHYSHKGHLSEGLVTKWYRSPRLLLSPNNYTKAIDMWAAGCIFAEMLTGKTLFAGAHELEQMQLILESIPVLREEDCQELHSVIPVFTHKDMSKPHIPLIQLLPGVSPQALDFLEKILTFNPMDRLTAEEALAHPYMADYSFPLDEPISLHPFHIEDEVDDILLMDHSHSHTWDSRYHDSQSCSRYHDSQLCSRYHDSQLCSRYHDSQLSEPDWHLHSTHDPDEVQVDPRGLSDVTHEEVVQVDPRKYADGDREKLLDEPSFDYWTLLPSERSWQDEHHENKYCDLQCSHTCNYKAESPSYLDNLIWRDSEVNHYYEPKLIIDLSNWKEQQSKDKADRKAKTKCEKNGLVKAQIAMQEAEKSQSPAEKDREQEKHQTQSQAGFDFDSFIASTIKLSLQPEPCHDVGLLNELNSSVSQLEAPRTGSMSKSISQEKEEKCLVNLAQLGGVGSDGPWSAHPWESFGSGERVAENGCLIDEACKEDHFQKDSTYTSYLDRLFSRKEEVVGESVASLEARESGLDEGFLSRSTEIVLNMQLDLDSADELPLKSIQASLTPCAVRCSPQIAHKAYSSIFKHLN